The Rhodobacter sp. 24-YEA-8 DNA segment CGTGCGACCTCGCCCATCAGGCCGACATCGCCGGCGCCGTAGACGAGACGCCATTTTTGCGCGGCGATTTCGCGGCCGAAGCTCTGGGCAGTGGCGACATGTGCGGGATTGGATCCGGGGCGCGAGCCGCAGAAGACGCAGATTGAGGGAAGCTGCATGGAGACTCCTGAATTCGATTGCCAGCGGGGGCGATATCGGGGTTTGCTTTAGGGGAAAACCTGCCGGGATGCGATGGGAAACCTGACGAAGAAGCGTCGGGGAAACCTGTCCGGCCGGAAGGGAGCTGAGACCGCGCGGATCGCGCGACGGTGACGGAGAGGGGAACGGATGAAGGCCTGGAGTGACTTGGGCGCGGGCGCGCGTACGGTGGTATCGGTTGCGGGTGCGGGTGCGGTTCTTGCTCTGGGGGTGATGGTATCGGGCTGGCGGCCAGAGGCCGGTGGTGGCACGGGCGGAGGCGAGGGGACAGAGCCTGCCGCGCAGATCGCGCAGCTTCCGCAGGATGGGCAGATTGAGACCAGCGCCGTGCAGGCAGGCCAGGACGGGGCGGTTGCTGCCGCCGATGCGCCCTCTGCGGCTGCAGATATTGCCGCGCCGGTCATCACCACCTGGGCGGTGGCTCCGGGCGGTCATGCGACCATCGGCGGGCTTGGCGAGCCGGACGCGCAGGTGCTGGTTCTTGTCGACGGGGCAGAGATCGGCGCGACGCGGGCGACCCGTGGCGGCGAATTCGCGCTGGTGACCACGCTTGCGCCCAATCCGGCGCCCGCGATCCTCAGCCTTGTCATGGTGCTGGAGGATGGCAGACGGATCCCTTCGGCCGAAGTGATCGCGATGGGGCCAGTGACTGGCGCGGCAGTTCCGCCTGCGCAGACTGCTGCGGCGGAGACCGCAACGGGAGAGGCTGCAGCAGAAGCGGCCGGCACGGCAGAGCCGGTTCCCGATATCGCACCGGTTGCGACTTTGGAAGCAGGCGCAGAGGGTGCTCCGGTGGCGCTGAAGATCAGCGAGGAAGGGGTCGTGCTCCTCCAGCCCTCAAACCCGGCGAACACAAATCAGATGCCCCCGGTTCTGGTCCAGACCATCTCTTATCTGTCGCCCGGGATCGTGCAGATTGGCGGCAGTGGCGCGCCCGGGGCCTATATCCGTCTCTATCTCGATGACCAGCCGGTGGGGCCGGCAGAGGTCGGGGTCGAAGCGGCGGGTGGCTGGCAGGCAGAGATCCCGGGCATTGCGGCGGGGCTTTACACGTTGCGGGTCGATCAGCTGGATGCCGGGGGCAAGGTGACCTCTCGGGTCGAGATCCCGTTCCGCCGTGAAACACCCGAGGCGCTGGCCACACTGGCCGGGGGCGGGGAGGATGCGGCAGGCACCGGTGAGGCGCCGCCCGAAATCGCGCTGCAGCCGTCAGCCGCGACCCTTCCTGTCGTGGCGGCGCCCGCAGAGCTTGCCGCGCTGACCGGAGCGGAACCCGCTTTGCCGCAAACATCAGAGCAGCCGCTCGCGTCAGCGGCTCCCGCCGTCGGCGAAACGCCCGCTCCAGCCTTGCCGGGGAGCCCGGAGCAGGCCGCCTTGCCGGTGACGCCCGCTATTTCGGTTACGGTGCAGCCCGGTCATACGCTCTGGGCCATCGCGCGCGAGGAATTCGGGGAAGGGGTCTTGTATGTCCAGCTTTTCGAGGCCAATCGCGACCGTATTCTCGATCCGGATCTGATCTATCCCGGCCAGGTCTTTACGATTCCGGGACGCTGATCCGGGCCACTGACGGGCTGATCTGAGACGGGCCGGATCGCGCCGGGCCTGCCGCTTTATGGCGGCCCGGCTCTGGTCATATTGCCCTGGCAGCAGGCAATCACTTCGGGATGATCGGCACAGCAATCATTCAGCAAATGGGAAATCGCGGCTCCGAGGCCGCTGGGATCGACCGCATAGAACACATTCCGCGCCACTTTACGCGCGGTGAGCAACCCGGCCTGTTCCAGTTGCGACAGGTGGAAAGAGAGCCGCGAGGCCGAAAGCCCGAGCCGTCGCGCGATCTCTCCCGCAGCCAGCCCGTCAGGCCCGGCGGGAACCAGCAGGCGGATCAGGTCAAGCCGGTCGCCATGCGACAGGGCCGAGAAGGCGCGCAGGGCCTGCCCGCGCTGAAGCTGATCAAAGGGCGCGGCCAGCCCGGGTTCGCCAGAGGGCGCCGCGCCTAAATCCGCGTTCGGAGCTGCCGGGGCCGGAAGATCCGGTGTGGCCGGTTGATCGGGGTCTTTACTCTGATCCATAATTCAACTATTCATGAATCCTTGAAATAACTCAAGCCATCATTGCGCCGGGCCGCGGAATTTGCGGCCACAGCCTGAAAAGCCCGCAATGGCAGCTCTTCGTGAAGGCCATCCATGTCCGCTCCCGACACAATTCCCTCCGCATCACCCGATGCGCCGGCCTCCGGCTGGCAGACCATCCTGCGGGTTGCGCCGCATCTGTGGCCGAAAGACCAGCTCTGGGTCCGGCGCCGGGTGATGATCGCGCTGGCCTTCCTGCTGGTGTCCAAAGTGATTTCGGTGATCACACCCTGGTTTTACAAACTGGCGGTGGATGGTCTTGCCGGAGAGGGCGCGGCGGATCCGGCGCGGATCATGGCGCTTGGCGCGGTGGGGCTGGTGGTGGCTTACGGGCTGGCGCGGCTTGGCGCGGTGCTGTTCCAGGAATTGCGCGATGCGGTCTTCGTGCGGGTCGCCCAGAGGGCGCTCAGGCGGCTGGCGCTTGAGACCTTCAGCCATATCCACCGCCTGTCGATGCGCTACCATATCTCGCGCCGTACCGGCGGACTGTCGCGGATTATCGAGCGTGGTGTGAAAGGGGTCGAGTTCCTCTTGCGGTTCCTCCTGTTCTCGATCGGGCCGCTGATCCTTGAACTGGTGCTGGTCAC contains these protein-coding regions:
- a CDS encoding LysM peptidoglycan-binding domain-containing protein, with the protein product MKAWSDLGAGARTVVSVAGAGAVLALGVMVSGWRPEAGGGTGGGEGTEPAAQIAQLPQDGQIETSAVQAGQDGAVAAADAPSAAADIAAPVITTWAVAPGGHATIGGLGEPDAQVLVLVDGAEIGATRATRGGEFALVTTLAPNPAPAILSLVMVLEDGRRIPSAEVIAMGPVTGAAVPPAQTAAAETATGEAAAEAAGTAEPVPDIAPVATLEAGAEGAPVALKISEEGVVLLQPSNPANTNQMPPVLVQTISYLSPGIVQIGGSGAPGAYIRLYLDDQPVGPAEVGVEAAGGWQAEIPGIAAGLYTLRVDQLDAGGKVTSRVEIPFRRETPEALATLAGGGEDAAGTGEAPPEIALQPSAATLPVVAAPAELAALTGAEPALPQTSEQPLASAAPAVGETPAPALPGSPEQAALPVTPAISVTVQPGHTLWAIAREEFGEGVLYVQLFEANRDRILDPDLIYPGQVFTIPGR
- a CDS encoding helix-turn-helix transcriptional regulator, with amino-acid sequence MDQSKDPDQPATPDLPAPAAPNADLGAAPSGEPGLAAPFDQLQRGQALRAFSALSHGDRLDLIRLLVPAGPDGLAAGEIARRLGLSASRLSFHLSQLEQAGLLTARKVARNVFYAVDPSGLGAAISHLLNDCCADHPEVIACCQGNMTRAGPP